The following DNA comes from Hordeum vulgare subsp. vulgare chromosome 3H, MorexV3_pseudomolecules_assembly, whole genome shotgun sequence.
TGCAGGATCTGGTTCCATGTTCGCAACATTTCCACTATCAGAAATCATGTTAAGGCAGGGGAGCATTATTGTGCTAGCAACTAGAATAGACCACATATAAAACTTATCACAAGTACTACAAAATTACTCGGTGTCTCGATCAACATCATTTAAGTAGAAAATGGAAGTGTTGGCTAAAAATACAAAATGTACCACTGCACGCAGATTTGAAAACTAAATATCAATCTTATATTCCAATTTCTTCAACATCTAAATGTTTTTTTGCACACACGTAAAGTTGAACAAAGTGACATAATCAGAATTAAGAATGAAatttttttatttataattgcggCACATCTCAATTATTTGACACAACAACTAGTTTGGGTAGGGAAGATGAGAAAGAGGGTATGGACGTGGAGGGAGTCACCTCTCCACGGCGAGGGAGGTAGATATGGAAGTCGCTGATTAGGGATCCGGATCCAAAAGTTGTCAACCAAGAAGGCGGATCTGGATGTCACTGACCAGGGAGGCAGATCTCGAAGACTCTAGCGAGCGGctgtgagggagtccgggactaaggggtcctcgggccgcccgCCTATATCTATGGACCAGACTCCTGGGCAACTTCGGGCAGCCGATGACATATATAAGGATTagtccacaagacttggtgatcaagaaaaggactcctctacaccgacgtagccgactaggactcttgttatcctaagCCTATGGTGCATTGTATAAACCGAGGCCAGGCTAGtcgatagacaatctcatatgATCATAGATTACGATCATTATTCATAGGGTTTCAGACCACAACATACaaactcgaggtagatcaactttgtattcGATACTTCATGATCAATATAAGcaagagcaggacatagggttttacctccatcaagaggacccgaacctggataaaacatcatctccttcgtccctggttacccatcgatccaagaaccatagttcggaccccctactcgagatccgcaggttttgacaccgacattggtgctttcatgaaGAGTTTCACTGTGTGATCGACAAAAGGATTGATGGCTCGCCTGTGGATTGATTGCAGTTTAATATAGACAACGAAATGGTGTTCGTCGTCCCCGTTTCCTCGAGCGTTGCTTTGACGATTGCTTTAGTAGAATTGTGCGGAATTGTATCTACAATAACCCTACAAAATTTCATCACGTTCCGATGGAGGATTCTCCGACGATCTCCGGTATACCGGAGCCCTGTTAAAAGGGAATCTCGATGAGTTTAGGGCGAGGGGTCCAATATCAAAGGTGAAACAGAGGTGAAGCACGTGAGTGTTCCCACCTTCTTTCTCAAAATAAGCTTCCGCTCTGCTTTATAAATAATGCAATATCCAAAGAAAGTACATGGTCGAATGATACAAGATGAAGAGGTAGCCCTCAAACAACACCGATCCCTGAATAACGAGATCATGCGGGGACTACACTACCAAAAGAGAAAATAGGAGAACTGAATACAACGACATGCTATGCACTAAAATACCTAGGCTCCGCGACAACACACTCAAGAGGGAAAATGACGCTAATCGTCGCCGTTGTCGAGTCCGTAAAGGAAAAAAGTTTTCACCCGAAACCCTGACACGACGAGGAGCACCACGATGACGTCTTCAAGAAATAGTGGCGCTCACAAGCATCGCCGCCGTCGGTGATAAAGCACAGAGCTTTCGCTCGGTATCTCCCACGTACCATCTCGAGGTCTTCAGGACAAGCGAGACGAGAACATATCCTCAGGTCCGGATAGGGGCACCGCAACTGCCGAAAACAGAAAACACGCCTGAGCCACCCGCTGCCAACCCTCTCACCGCTCACACGACCAAGAAGAGTAGCCACAACCACCATCATGGCTCCTGACGGAGAGCCAACCATGTGGACCGCTATCCGGAGCTTCCTCCTTGGTGTCCAAGCCCAAGACATCAACCGTCCCCATCAAAGCGACTCAACCACGACAGAAACAGTAAAAGGGCCTTCCTTTCACTCCTAGCCCAGCATCAGTCAAGGATCCTAGGTGGACACCTCCATCGTCGGAGGCATCCTTCCCTGCGTCCCCAGCCAGTCCTGAAGGACCGTGGGGGACACAGCCCCATGATTGCTGACGGCCGTCGCCGAGCAAGTTCAAACGACATCATGCCGTAACTGACGACACAGATCTGGGAGATTGTGCAGCGGAGTCTCGACAACCACGAATGTCATCGCACCCGCGAGAGGAGAAACCTcaacgtccacgagtgcctcccGGACAAGCCCTACTCCACCTACCCGGAGCGAAAGCTCCGACCCACCACAGGCCTAAATCCGGTCCACGCAAGCACGAGCTCCAGAGTCGGAGCCACCATCGGCGTGCGAGCAGCCGATGCAGCAGCAGGCCTACTCAACGTGTCGCTAGCTCTTCACTAGGAGAAGGGGAGCTCCTCCATGCCCTGTTTGTAGAAGCCCGAGAGCACCAGCGCACCACCAAACCTCCCACACGCCTGCAACAACCGCTGCCGCACCACCATCGTCAGCCACCACCGCATAGCCGCAGCCGCCGCACCACTGACACAAGTAGCCGCTAGGAGGCCCCATGGACCGTGACAGGCTAAATCTGGGTTGGGCCCCGCCGGCTACTGCCTCCATAGGTCGCACCTCCTGCCGTGTCCATCCCACCATGCGCAGGCCTAGGCGCCGCAACCCCGCCGCCGGGCCTGCCTGCGCGCTGACGCACCCCGGATCTACGCCGCGCCACCGCTCGAGGTCACCCGCCCGCGTCGATCCCTCGCGCGAGGAGGAGATGAGGCCTCGCCGCCACCAGCACCTACCGGGTTTTGCTTGGCGGCACggaccggcggcggcgaggggaggtgAGGGACGGAGAGGACTGACGCACCAGCGGCTAGGGTTGCCCCCTTGGTCGCTAGCGGGAGAGTCCACACCTTCTTTACACACAGGGCATTGGACATCAGTCCCACATGCCGATTTTCGAGAATTGAAGCAATTGATGTAGCGCTCTCTGTTACCGCAGCATCAAGCACATCCGGTAACAAAGTCGACGAATTGGCAAGACACACGCACGTACAAGAATCCTGTTTGCTTGATCGATTCGACTTATCCCCTAGAAATGCAGTACTCCGGGAACGTAGAAAGCTGGCTCGTAACTTGCTAATGTAGACTTGGGGGGCAAAACTTCCCCTTGGGAAAGCACAACTTCCACAAAGTGCAGGAACGCATTTTCCATTGCTTTTGATCCCCACCCCACCAAAACTTCGTTATAGCATCGGAGTATGGCTTGCAAACCTTCTTCGGTAATTTGAATACAGACATGGCAAACAATGACATAGACTGTGATACTGCTTTCATTATAATTTCATGGACTCCAACTGATAACAACTTCCCGTTCCAACATATTAGTTTTTTGTACACTCTTCCAAAAAAGGCATAAAGCATTCACTGCGATCTGCCCCATCAAGTGTCATGAGGCCAATGTATTTGTCAGAGATCACCTCTGTATTGATATTTAAAATATTACACACTTCTTCTCTTGTATTAACAATTGTATTGGGGCTAAAGAATATACTTGAttttgccacactaaccaattatCCAGAATTAGCACAGTAATCATTCCGAGCACTTTGCAAGGAAGCTACATTTGCTGTCATATGAATTATAGAATCATCAGCAAATGAAAAGGTGAGCAGACACTGATGGTGTATTTCTACATGCCCTAACCACCTCTATGTTACCAACTCCTTCTTCATGCATAAGTTAACTAGTAATCCCTTGTGCGCACAATTAAAATAAATGAGGAGACAACTGAATCCCTTGTCTCGAACCCCTGGTAGGTGGAAATTTATCAGCCTCATGAAAATTATACATGATAGTATATTGTAACGAGTAGATACAAATCATCATAAAATTCACCCAGTTCTCCTAGAATCCCAACCTTAATATGATATTCCTAAAGAAAACCTACTCAACTTTGTCGTATGGCTTGGCATATCCAGCTTGACCGGATATAAATATTCCTTCCCCCTACTCTTATTTTTTATCTGGTGAACGCACTCTTAGGCAATATCACATCGCTATAAGTCTCCCAGTGATAAATGCGCTTTCGGTTGGTGAAATAATCTGCGGTAAAATCATCTTTAAGTTTTTAGCAATCACCTTTGGAATTAAGACTACTATGGCATCATTCCATCCCTCTATTATCTGCCATGAGCTTATCGCCTACCGGACTTCCTGTGTAATACTATGATTCACTTCATCCTCCATAAAGGTTGAAGAAGGTGTTCATTTATTTCTTTAGAAACTCTCGGGAGACATTTTTCAAGAAATCCAAGATCTTTATTGTTAACTTAGGAAGAGATAGAGTGAGATAAACAATTTTGGATCATCAGGTTTAACATCTCCGTACCTACCTGGTCATCCTGAAGTCATTTGATCAAGCCAAGTCTTTTTCTAGCCAAGGCAAATTGGAGATTTTTTTGAATTGCCGCCGCTGTTACGTAACCAACACCCTAGCTTGTTGGAGCCAATAAAATTACAGTAGGTGTTCACTCAAGTCTGCTAGTTCCTTTCTTTTTTTATGTCACGTTCATTATTAGTCATAGGCCCTTCCAGCACATGTTCAAGCTCTTTCTCTACCTGTCTATGCTTCGTTTTTTCAGTTTTTAAGTACTTTTCCATCCCAGTCATGGAAGCTTTAATGTGCCATACGAAGCTTCCTACCATTCCCCTGCACATTCCAAGACACTTCAACCCATGCCCGCATGACCACTAGTGGAGCGGACCGAATTTTCTGAAGATAATTTTCACCAATGGCTAATCCAGAGCTttcgaaacaaaacaaaaaactacATGTAGAGTATTCTCAACAATCATCATATAAATTTGTTGATTTATGTTTAAGCACCATACATATGTTTTTTACAACCATACAAGTTCACTCAACAACCAGACAATATCTGCAAGGTAATGACAACAGAGTTTGACACTTAGAAGTACATAGAACGGAAGAAAATGTTTTAAAGTTGAGACATATAGAGAGCAGCAGGAGCAAGCAGACAATTCACTTCTCTCAACAACTTATTAATGCAGACTTCTTCATGGTGAGTCGGGCCAGTCAAAACCAGCGAATCCTTCTCCGAATACACCGCCATAGAAAATGACTTCTTGTCCTTCAAGAGTGTGATCGTCCTCCCATATGGCCTCGCCGTCTCCCCCCATGGCGAAGTAGTCATCATCCATGAACTGTTCCCATGAGTAGATGGAGTCGTCATATGAGTCATCAGAGCATTCCTCCCAGAAGTTGTTCTCATAGCAGTCGTCCACCCTTGGGCAGAGGATTTTGAGCCCAGCAAACTTCTCTCGCAAGAGATTATCATCGACGTCCCAGCAGCAACGCAGATCTAGGAGCTTGAGGTCATGGCACTTGGAGGCGATCTCGAAGACAGCCTTAGTCGTGATGAGCATGTATCCCATCTCGAGGTTGCAAAGCTTTGGCATATTGCAGGCAATAGCATGAGCCTCGTCATTGTGGCACACCTTCCCAACGAGATCCATGGGGTGCATGACCCGCCGAAGTCTGACGAGGCATTTGGAGTTCTTGCCAAATGCCTCCAGAGCACGAGCACCAATCTTGGTGCAGCCGCTTACATCTAGGAAtgtaactttggacagcctttgtgCAACATCTTCCACTATGCTGTCGCTGATCTCACTCCTCGGAATCTCCAAAGTCTCGAGAGATTTCGCACTTGCAAAAGAAAACACAGTAGGCTCAATAAGATTTAACAAAACATTGCGGATAGGGTCATCGGTaaaaaagtattatatatatgaTGCATAACTCTAGTTCTAGTAGGGATCATAATTCGAACgtaacaaaatatttcaaaatggaTACCGTCTGCTCAATTAAATGCTATTACCACGGCTAAAAACTTAGTTTCTAACATCATCACAATAAGAAAATATATCGGAGCCAGGAAGCAGTAATACCATTTTGAACATGTTCTTTTACACGGATATGCAGGATCTGGTACCACATGTTACCAACATTTGTCACCATATATCAGTAAATAGATTATGCCAGAGGAGCACTACCGTGCTAGCAACTTGAATAGACCACCTATAACCCTGTATTTATAGAAGAACGCACTGGAAAGATACTAACACACTTGTATTTATGCAATTGAATCACTAATTTACTATCGTTTATGAAACTAATTGCCAAAACATATTGTCAATctattatatatggaaaataattGACGGGTTACCAGCAAAAATAAAAATAGTCTAGAAATTACCAGAAAAATTACGGGTTAACCAGGAAAAAGAAAAACAGTCTAGAAATTGCAACAAAAATCAGAAGCATCTAACCTTTAATCTGGTAGACTAATTATCTTTAATCATTAGATAAGGCTTAAGTTGATAAAATTACCCACCATTGTCATTACATCACAAAAACGTTTCGTTCTCTGGTATGTATCTTTTTTTCCCTCTGTCTCCTAAACGTGCTTGCATCATGACGTCCTCACCCCTCAAGGCGCAGCCGAAGCTAGCTAGGCCATGCAGCTTATATAGGCCATAGCTGAAACTAGCTAGGACATCGCTCACATCACCCCTGGACCTTAACCAAAGATAGCCTAGGAGGGGCAATGATGCCTAAATTTATGCATTCATGTGTTTATTCACCGGGACAAAAATCATGCAAACATGGCTAACGATCTATGTGTGCATGCTGTTCATGCATTGCCTCGATCGTGTCATGTTCCCTACAGTGTAGGCGCACAAGGACTAGGCGGCCAAAGATGACACATGGCAGCGACAAGAGCAAAAGCATATTGGTCGAGGATCTCCTTCCTCTATGTGGCTTCCAACGTCTTACCTCTCTTCGTCCGATTCCAGTCAGCGTATGACAAACTAGATTCAGTCGAACTGTCAGTAGACTCCACCATGGCAAACCACGTCGCTGCCTGACTCTTGCTGACATCTCGCCCCACAATAGATGCACTCTGATGGCTAAGTTTGTCCTATAATTTCTGACATCAAGCGATGTGATGAGGATACCTGCAGCTTATGTTCTTCCGCATGCTCAGGTACCAAATTCTATAGTTTTTGCCGAATTAATTATTAGGTAAGTGAAAACACCTCGAGCACTTGATATTATGGTTTTGATGATTATGGAAGTTGTTAACACCAGCACATATAAATGCTTTATATCATATAGTTTTTTAATTTCTACACTGTACTGTTTCTATTCTCTTTATCTATACTATTCGAAGTAAAAAATTGTAACTTTCTAACTTTGGACAGCAAACTTCGAACTTCTTTTATTAGAAAGGTAGAAATATGATAAAAAGATTTGtcataaaattatttttcatatAGTAGACAAACATTACAAATTTATGAGTGTTGTGAACATGTATAATGTGATCCATTGGTATGGTGTACTTCAGGTTTTGAGTTAGGAAAATGACAGAATCTACAAGCTCATCATTATCATGTTATGTTCAGGAGCATCATGAGTTATGAATCGAGAAGCAATATGAATATTGCTCATAAATATGCTTTCTGGACCACAAGAGATTCTAAAGTCTTTGCACATTACATGGTTAAATGATTTTATTCTACTGATTTATCTGTTATGAACTTGCTTTGTAAGTTTTGTAACACTCACCTTTAATCACTTTTGTTGAGAAAACTAGGTTGCACCACATGATCTTAGGAGATAACTACAGAGTGAGCCACACTATTAACTCAGTAGAAATCTCTTCAGTTAGTGTGAAAAACATAATTTATTCTGATGGTCTTAAAACTAAGAATTTCTATTTTTCGCCAAGCATTTGCATCATTATTGTTTCCAGGCAGTGGATGCATATTCGGGCACATGGAACACACACACGTGTTTATAGTAACTCTTAAATGATTTATCAAGTTTTGATCCAAAAACGGTGAAGAAACACGCATTCCACAGGACTCGCGAATGCTAACGGACTAACTTTAATTAAGTTCACTCTCTTTTTATAGTCAGGCGTAATAACTTTTACTTTAGAAATAATTGGATGCTTCCCCTTGTGTACTTCTGTACTATTATTACTTTTCTATGAAAGTGTTAACCTACAACTGGAACTTATGTGATTTATTTAGCATACCGCCTATAGAGTATTTCTCAATATGTGTAACTACCAGCAAGCATAATGTCAAGGAGGAGGGAGTAAAGAAGGGAACGaaatgatatggtcactctcaatCTTACTGATTTTAGTCCTTCAAAGTATCCAGAACACCTACTTCTGAACGCCCTGAACATTTACTAAGTGAATGCAATATATTGCTACTTATTAAATTATCCCGTCGGACTATAAATTACATCCCTTTTCCATATTTCAACAATAATATATAAATGGGTCAATATGGTAAAAAAACATTTCgtcatttaaaagatttagtaggtACAAAATCTGCACTGATTAAAAACGAAACCTTCTAATTCCAGATAGATTGATAATGTAttatataagtaaatgcaaggatcataaaaatatttttttcatggCATGCATAGTCAGTAGATAAGTGACAAATGGACAACATATATATTTTATGTAAATAACTAACCAAAATACCTAAACCAAAACTATGTTTGCAGAAGTCTTATATTTTTAAATGTTATCAGATATCCCTGCAACTTTTAGTAGATAAACCAAATAGTATATATGTTCTCACTATTAAACTTTATGAAATTCTAGTCCGGGCATCTAGCTGCCCACTCTGCTAGTTGTTTATAAAGGATTGGATTCAGGGATAATAGAGCACATCTTATTGTGTAAAGGCAAATACAACAGCAAGGCAAGTACTTTTGGAATCAATTATGTGACACATAAGGTACTTGTTTATCTTCATTACCACATGTCTCTCTAATCAATAGACGTATTACCATTCATGCCCGCTCTTTCTCAGATATTTTGACCCTTGGTCGTCCGATCGTGTATTCTAGCCAATCTCCGCCGTCCATTTTCTTATTGAGGGCGCTAAAACCCTATCCCCACCCCTCGCGACCTTTTGTATATCGTGTACGCCACCTTCTCgattccctcccctcctcccgtcACCCT
Coding sequences within:
- the LOC123440976 gene encoding F-box protein FBW2-like: MEECSKNIYWEDLQRDALGIIFCKLSLQEILRVVPGVCKPWSEVVSGSYCWQDIDIQEWSQQSTPDQIISMVHMLLARSAGSCRRLSVSRLPNDSLFAFIADHAKSLETLEIPRSEISDSIVEDVAQRLSKVTFLDVSGCTKIGARALEAFGKNSKCLVRLRRVMHPMDLVGKVCHNDEAHAIACNMPKLCNLEMGYMLITTKAVFEIASKCHDLKLLDLRCCWDVDDNLLREKFAGLKILCPRVDDCYENNFWEECSDDSYDDSIYSWEQFMDDDYFAMGGDGEAIWEDDHTLEGQEVIFYGGVFGEGFAGFDWPDSP